One window from the genome of Phycisphaerales bacterium encodes:
- a CDS encoding type IV pilus twitching motility protein PilT, whose protein sequence is MASYDDSGDRGGATVQIDRLLDTVVRTGASDLHLTVGRKPTVRLHGGLKNLETKVLDSDDMVSLMKSITPERNQQEINEMGGTDFGFGYGDAARFRVSIFKQRGDLALVLRLIPNELLTFEQIGLPEAVRDLSRRPRGLFLVTGPTGSGKTTSLATVLDYINTYYDRHIVTMEDPIEYFHYHKKSVVNQREVGNDVPSFAEALRRVLRSDPDVILVGEMRDLETIEAAIRAAETGHLVFGTLHTTGAAKTIDRVVDAFPVSQQNQIRVQLSTALIAVLSQALLKRVDKPGRIAAYEFLLVTPAIANLIREGKTFRIDSSIQTGAKFGMQLLDDHLWNLYTKGIISAEEMVDKAKDPGALRDRVHQAGKTIGRPELDEDDVA, encoded by the coding sequence ATGGCCTCGTACGACGATTCGGGCGACCGCGGAGGCGCCACCGTTCAGATCGACCGACTGCTCGACACCGTGGTCCGCACGGGCGCGAGTGACCTCCACCTGACCGTTGGTCGCAAGCCGACCGTCCGCCTCCACGGCGGGCTCAAGAACCTGGAGACCAAGGTCCTCGATTCGGATGACATGGTCTCGCTCATGAAGTCGATCACGCCCGAGCGCAACCAGCAGGAAATCAACGAGATGGGCGGCACGGACTTCGGGTTCGGCTACGGCGACGCCGCCCGCTTCCGCGTCTCGATCTTCAAGCAGCGCGGCGACCTGGCCCTGGTGCTCCGCCTCATTCCCAACGAGCTGCTGACCTTCGAGCAGATCGGCCTGCCCGAGGCCGTCCGCGACCTCAGCCGCCGCCCCCGTGGCCTCTTCCTGGTGACCGGGCCGACCGGCTCGGGCAAGACGACCAGCCTCGCGACGGTGCTGGACTACATCAACACCTACTACGACCGCCACATCGTGACGATGGAAGACCCCATCGAGTACTTCCACTACCACAAGAAGAGCGTGGTGAACCAGCGCGAGGTCGGCAACGACGTGCCCAGCTTCGCCGAGGCCCTCCGCCGCGTGCTCCGCTCAGACCCCGACGTCATCCTCGTCGGCGAGATGCGCGACCTGGAGACCATCGAGGCGGCCATCCGAGCCGCCGAGACGGGCCACTTGGTGTTCGGCACCCTGCACACCACCGGCGCCGCCAAGACCATCGACCGCGTGGTGGACGCCTTCCCGGTCAGCCAGCAGAACCAGATCCGCGTGCAGCTCTCCACGGCCCTCATCGCCGTGCTGAGTCAGGCCCTGCTCAAGCGGGTCGACAAGCCGGGCCGGATCGCGGCCTACGAGTTCCTCCTGGTCACCCCGGCCATCGCGAACCTGATCCGCGAAGGCAAGACCTTCCGTATCGATTCCTCGATCCAGACGGGCGCCAAGTTCGGCATGCAGCTGCTCGATGACCACCTCTGGAACCTGTACACCAAGGGCATCATCAGCGCCGAGGAGATGGTCGATAAGGCCAAGGATCCAGGTGCCCTTCGTGATCGCGTGCACCAGGCTGGCAAGACCATCGGCCGTCCGGAGCTCGACGAAGACGACGTGGCGTGA